The genomic stretch ccccaagccaaaaaaagaacatacaaGCAAACAGGCAAGGCTAATGCTGGTGTGCTGCAACACAGAGctaaaagactttaaaaaaagcgATGCGACCACGGACAGTCCACACCAGGGCCAAGCCGTCGAGGGCAGAGGGAGACGGAGGAAAACGTGAAATGAAGCAAAAGGAAAGTGGCGAGCGCTAGCGGCTAGCGGATGAACTGGGGGGGGACGCGGGGCGCCAAGCTTTTTCCTCGGTgtccccccaccgccccccccccccttctcggCAGGACGGGACGAGCCGCGAAACGCGCGCCCGGAAGCCATAGCTCAGCAAGACAAACAGCCCCCCCGTCAGGACTGAGGGGGAGGGTCGCAGAACGGCCTTAAATTAGCACTGACGTCACTGCCGCTGGGGAAACACAAGGCCTCTCAGAATCTTAACTCGCGTACACGTAcacatttcattctttttttccctcgcAAAGCAGGGAGGGACTCGTGTAAAGGGAATACATTTACTTATATGCTTTTctagtttgttttaaaatagaagttttgtttttctctctttttcacatccataacccccaccccacccgcccttaAGTCTGTTCTAGAAGTTTCCGACACTGCGGCGAGtgcaggggggggcgggacggggcgcgCCCGCGTGAGCTAGCGTCTGTGTCACGAGCACGAGCCCCCCGCCCCGGCGCTCTGTCGCTTTTAAaaagggagggggcggagctcactGGCAGAAGGGCGAGGCCGTGGGGTCGAAGCCCTTGAAGACGTCCTTGAGGGAGGCGGCGTCCTGCTCGGCGCTGtcgggctgggcggggctgccGGGGCCGCTGGGCTTGCTGGCCTGCTTCACCATGCTGAACAGGGTGGACACGGGCAGGTTGTGcacggcgggggcgggcggctGCTCCGAGgggcccgccccgcccggcccgcccgaggaggaggacgaggaggcggcggcggcggcggcggctccgcccgctcccacccccccggagggcgagggggcgggTTTGGGCCGGGGCCGGTTGTAGCTGTTGTAGCGGTCCGTGGCGGGCTCGCCGCCGGCCGCGCCCTTCTCCGCCTCGGGCTGGTCCAGCGCAGACTTGCGCACGAACAGCGGCTCCTTGGCCTTGGGCTTGGCCGGCTCGGCGGCCGGCGTGctggcggagggggcggggccctcgGCCTTGCCCGCGCTCTGAGTCCGCGGGTCGTACAGGCTGATCCCGCTCAGCACGCTGCTCtggcccccgcccgccccgcccacgccccgcccggccccgcccgagGACAGCAGCCGCGGGTCGTAGGGCGCGATGGtgggcgtgggggagggggggggcgcgggggccgGGGAGGCGGaggcctggggggcggggggctccgAGGGCTGCTTGAGGGCCGATTTTTGGGGCTGGAGCCGCGGGTCTGCGGCCACCTTGCGCGCCATGCGGGGGTCCACCGGCTTCTCCACGGGCACCGCCGGGGCCGCCCCCGGGAGCgccgagggcggggccggggtgggggcggagccggggccGGAGGCGTTGACCGTCTTGAGGATGCGGGACAGCAGCTCGAAGTCCGGGAGGGAGCTGGCGGGGGGgtcggcgggcggggccggggcggcCTGGGGGGGCGCGGTGTGCATGAGCTGCTGGGCGCGCGTGAGCCGGGGGTCGAGCGACGCCACGGGGGGGAtgccgggggggaggggcaggaagtCCTGcttggggaggggcagggggatcAGGTCCTCGGGGTTCCACAGCACGGCCTTGGAGAAGTGGGGCTTGTGCAGGATGATGTCCTTCTTGATGTGGCtgaactgctgcagctgggagcgCGGGTCGCGCAGGGTCATGCCCATCAGCGGGTCCAGCGGGATGGGCACCGGCTTGTCCCGCAGGAcccgctccgcctcctcctcctccccgggGCCCGAGGCCGGGGGCTTGTGGGGCGCGTCGGGCTTGGGGGGCagggcggcggcggaggcggcgtGGCGGGCCAGGCGGGGGTCGGCGGGGGCGCTGgacgcggaggaggaggaggaggaggagggcgaggcgGCGGACGGGCTGCCCTCGGCGGACAGGGCGGAGTCCGCGGCCCGTGAGAGGCGGGGGTCGCGGGCGAGGCGGGGGTCCGCTGGGCGGGCTGCGGGCTGCAGGGGCGTGGCCTTCTGCAGGCGGGGGTCGCTGGGGCCGCCCTCCGGCTTGGCTGGGCCCTGCGTCTGCTGCCGGAGGGTCTTCAGGATTGACGTGACGCTGCCGccaccatcctcatcctcactgGAATACCAGTTCGCCGAGTCACCTAAAGGtcagaaataaataagtgaCAAAGTACACGGGCAGCACTCACTACTACATATGAGCCAGAGGAAATTCTCAGTAAGTTACACAGTAATGCATTGCATCATAGGCACAACAGCACCATCTTTTGGAGGAAATAATCACTACATCAACAACAGTGTATAAATAAGGCACTGTGACAAACATTCACAACTTTCTAGGCTTGAATGCAACAGAACAAattttccaccccccccccccccccccccatttcagaaaGGGACCAATCCCATAGTTTACACTGACATTTCAGTTTAGATCAAATTGCATGAAAACTAGGGATGGGCACCATTTACATTTTGCTCATACCGATGCCAAAACGATACAAAACAGTGCTGGTGCCTTAGCGGCTTTCTGTGGAGAGCAAGCTCtgctgattggttcaaacaagcCAGTGACCGACAGGAGCACCCATTCGGGGGCTCATCGCTACATTGGGAAGCTTGGCGTTAGCGGCTCGCGGCGCGGGCTCCGGTACCTTCCGTGTCgcgctcggccccgccctcaGCCAGCCTCCGCgcgcgctcctcctcctcctgctgcttctgctggaTGCGCATGAACAGCACGCGCTGGGCCGGGGGCAGGAAGTCCGGCACCGTCAGCCCGGGCTGCTGATTGGACGAGCCGCCGCTGGCCGCGCCCTCGGCTCCCATCATGGCGCCCGGGCCGCCCCCGGCGGAGGCCTGCTCGCTGAAGGTCCCGCCCTCGCCCTCCTCCATGCCGCTGTAGTCCTGGTACTCCTCTCCTGGAGGGAACGCAAAGCAACGATGCGTCAATCAGAGGGGTCGTGCCACAGCCGTATGTCGCGACTGGACTGCATATCGCGACTGGCCTACATATCGCGACTGGACTGCATATCGCGACGGGACTGCATATCGCGACTGGACTGGTCAGAAGATCCACTTCCTTTCTAACAACGATCACAATTCaaaatgagccaatcagagccagcaTGCAGTGAAGGAACAGCAGTCTGAGATCTGGGTCTCCAatgcaaaaacaactaaaaatcTTAATAGTTTCTCTTATATTTAGACTCAGAACCTTAGTTCTATaaattttttgctaaataaaacaaaaagcttgccaatgaggtgagacagtttgccTCATTACAAGTTTTGCCTACggggtaagacaatttcactagaaaagcaaaaaagtaacttaaaacaagcaaaatgtTCTACCtaagagagaaaaagattttaagtcATGCAGGGCAGCTGACTCATAACCCATATACAAACTTTCCCATCTGCCAGTGACTCCATTCCCTTCTAAGACCCCATCTGTATGGTGATCCTATCACTATCTCTCAAACAATGACTGGAAGGTATCTGTGCTGGGCagctctctaggaccagggctGTGACTCCCAGCTGGAGCATGTCTGGTTAAGGTGCCGGTGGACTGGACTGCCCTGAGCAGAACGCGTGTGAGATCGTGTGATCTGGTCCCTGGGAGAAGCTGCACTCACCCtgctccccttccccttccatCTCCAGGCCCTGCTGCTGGTGGTAGAAGTTGTCGAAGTAGTTGCCCCCAGGGGGTGGGGGCCCGGGGGGCATCATACCCGGATGCGGGGGCCCCTCTCCGGGTACGAAGCCTGGCATCATGGGCGGAGGCCCTTGGTTCATGCCAGGGGGGCCCATGGGAGGCATGTCGGGGGGCATCATGCCGGGGGGTGCGGGGCCCATGTGTCCTGGcggaggggggccggggaaccgAGGAGGGGGCCCGCCCGGGGGACCGGGGGGTCCGGGGGGTCCGGGGGGCCCAGGAGGACCGGGCGGGGCACCAGGCACTGGCCCCCTgcagaaggagaagaaagaatTTGAAGTCTGGAACTTTCCACACAGAGCATGGACACTAAAAGTGAATGATCTTTCCTTAAACATGACTGAGGGGCTCACCTGACGCCCAGCTTCTGAGCAAGCTGTCCCGTAGGCTGCACCACGATCTCGAACAGCGAGGGGATCTTCTTCCCCGCATTCCCgggacaggggggcggggggcccatggggggcgggggagggccGTTGGGGTTGGGCGGGCCCAGGAAGGGGCCTCCGTccgggcagggagggggggggccgggACAGGGGCCGGAGGGACCCGGCGGGGCCATAGGGCCGGGCGGGGGGCCAGGGGGCCCAAAATCCTGGGGGGCGGAAGTGTCGGCGGGGCCGGGCCGGGGCGGGGTCGGCAGGAGGCCTACGCCGGGCGGGGGTTTTGGCAGAGGGTTGATCCCCTgcttcttcagctcctccacctccttctcATCCTCAGCACCCGCCTCCGCGTCTTCCGCCAACATCTGTGTGCAGAGAGAAAGGCAGGCAGCGCAGTGAGCGTGAGCTAACGCTAACACAGCTGACCATAGGGGTGAGGAGAGAGCAGAGCCTCACCCTGCACCGCTAACGCTAACACCAACACAGCTGACCATAAGGGTGAGGAGAGCAGAGCCACACCCTCTACTGCTAAAGCTAACACCAACACAGCTGACCATACGGGTAAAGATCACTTTGCTGGTGTACCTATGGTTAGGCAGGGACCAATCCTGTCTTTGACCGAGGGCATACCGTGCCCAGCTGGCATACACCATGCGTGTACTGAACAATTCCTATTTTAAAGTGCAGGTCTGAGTCACACGCACGCAGCACagcgctggccccgcccctcaccttgTCCAGCAGGTCCTGGGTGTCGTCCGTCAGCGCCTCGTGGGAGAACATGCACTCGTCCCCGTTCACGCAGCTGCCCGTCGTGTGGAACAGCTTGCAGGGAAAGTCGCGTTTTGCGCAGTCAAGGAAACACCGGACAGCAGCAGCGCTGAGTCGCTCTCATGCAGAACAGCAAGAGCTCTGCAGCTGCTCTGCAGATAAACCCTTAGTATTTACAATGTTAAACACTCTAGTAAATGAGCTATTTGTTCTTAAATATTGAATCAAACATATTTTATCTATCTATATGTGTTGAATTTACTATGTTGTTGAAGAGGAAACAACATTTAATTGCAGGACAAAAATTGAGTAATACACTGGCAGGCCTCATCCGCCCAAAGGCACACAGCCTCTTGGCAAGTAGCCTAGTTACGTGCCTGTTAGAAACAAACAGACCTTCAGACCTTCTCTGTTACAGAACCAATAAGCCACACGCTGTAGTGTATAAAAAGGACCGTGTTTCTCCATACTGTTTTTACAGAGCGGGATACTCAGTGTGCGATGACTCGAGCCTGTTCATGCACAGGTCAGAGACCGTGGGGAACCTCCCTGCTTTCCCCATCCTGACTGAATCTGATCAGAACAGCGGGGCTCAGACCCTTAGAACAGCAAAGCGCCAGGCTGGGGGTCACCTCCATTAGAAATCACAAGCGCAGAATTTCAGCTCCTGTGCTGAAGGGACAGTGGCGAAAGGGAACGGGCCTCGGCCCGGGCCGGCGGGGAAGGATATCGTGCATGTAGGGGCAGTTCTCCGCCCGCGCGCAGAAGCCCGTGATGTAGAACTTGCACAGCTCCTTCTTCTTCGGGAGCTCGATGTCGTGGCTGAAGTTGCAGTGCTCCCCCTGTGGCGGAGAGACGAGCACAGTGTGACCAATGAGAGCGCGGCGAGGACCCGCGCGCGAGGACCCGCGCGCGAGAGAGCGGCCTCGTCTGACGCGTTCTCAGAAACGCAGgaacggcgggggggggggggggggctcacccaGGTGCAGCGGCCCTCGATGTAGTACTTGCAGATGGCCTTCCCTTTCTTGTCCTGTCCGTGCTTGTCCTGGTCGTTTCGCCCCCGGCCGCCGCCCCCAtcctgcacagagagggggagagagagaccacaagctcagcccccacaccccacagcccAAATGAGTTCACCCCAAGGATGAATTCACCACCAACAAAAAATTGTGCTGCTTGTCCACAATTAAAACAGCTTCCTTCTTGCACAGAGTGGCCTCCATTTTGTGGCTGAATGTGGCTTGGTTTTTTGTGACCAGATTTATGTCACACCGATATAAAGATCAGGCCAAGACAACCAACAACCacaccaaccctgttcctggagaactaCCATCcaataggttttcatttcaaccttaacaaagcacagctcattatACAGCCAGAGATCTCGTGGAGcggctaattagcagaatcaggtgtacCAGATTACATACATAGATACAGGACGGTAGCCCCCCAGTAAAAGGGCGGGGCAGCTCTGATCTAGGGGAAGAGGAAGCATTGTCGCTGGCTGGCTCACCCCCATGTCCATGTCACCATTGTTGTCCTCGTCGTGGCCTTGGTCTCcaccccggccccggcccctgTTCCTCCCCCGGCCGCGACCCATGCCCCTGCCGCCCTTCCCCCTGCCACGCCCTCGACCTCCTTTGCCACCTGCAGAAACGACCAACCCAAAGTGCAGACCATTAGTAAACTAGACAGGGAGTCCACATTGAGAGTTAAGGTGTAATGAATGCAACGACAAGGCAGTATTATAGGGTGGAATTACTCATTCTCAAAATTAAAGCAACAATCCAAAGCAGATTATTTGTAGAATTTAACATGCCGATGGCAAAGATTGAAAAATCCTATGAGAGCTAGTTACAAGTCTATACCTATGATGTGATTGTTCATTAAAACACACTGAATATCTTCACAATGAGCTCACCACAAGCGTAGAACAAAACCAACCTTTACTTGAATTATCATATTATTTACATGGTTCTATATGCATTTTGTATAAAGATCATTATCTTATGCTGCAAAGATTTCTGCAAAAACTCTGCAGTTGCACATATTTGCAGTGTGTGAGCTAAACCATCAGCGGCTAAGGGTTTAGTCCGGGGCAGGAAGTGCGATAGCGGTCCCTCTCACCTCGACCGCGGTCCTTGGACTTCCTGTACTGGTTCAGCTCTTTGGAATAGTCATCGTAGTCGTCATCACCCATATTGTCGTAATCATCATCCATGTACTGTGCAACACAAAGTCAACGGGCGTTAAACAACTAAACAATTAGGACTAAATGCAACACTatgcaaatgtgaaattaagGGCATTGTCGGTGCCTCACCTCCATTTCATCTCCATACATCATCCCATCCCCGTCGTCATTTTCCCCAACCATcttgccccgcccccggcctctccctccaccccccctccccccacggccCCTCATTCCTCTGCCACGCCCTCGCTGGTTCTTGAGGCGCCCTTTTCCTCCTgtagggggagacagagagcagacaTGCATCAAAACCCAATATGCTGCACCACCGCATACTTCTCACTTCATGCAAATACCACACACCATaagatattattttgaaaacaaacttcaaaccattttttgtttttaatacaaacaagtCAGAATTTTACAATTTTCCAATCAAATAACTTAATACAAGTAATGGATTGAAAGAAAATCACAGCATTAAGCTACTGCTACACTTCCGCACTGGGCTGCTCAATCCAGTTCCTGGAGAAATACCGCCcggcaggttttcattccagccctaacaaagcacacctcgttcaacagctacacatctcgttgagctgctaattagtagaatcaggtgtgccaaattagggttgaaacagatctccgggaacagggttAGGCAGCCCAGCTTCAGCACAAACCCTGTATTAAAGCTTATTCGTTCCTTGTATCCAtacattattaattcattaatagTTAATTAATAAAAGGGTCCGATAGGAGCCCCAGGGCAACCCCTCACCTCTGGCCCCGCGGTTGATGCCTCTGCCACCCCGGTTGTTGTTACCGCCACcacctccgccgccgccgccgccgccgccgccgccgccaccaccaccacctccaccaccgcCGCCTTCTTTGGCCTTGCGGTACTGGTTTAGCTCCTTGGCGAAGTCGTCATAGTCTTCCTCGCCCatgtcctcgtcctcctccgcCTCGTAGGTTTCCTCCTCGTAGTCGTCGTAGCCCCCGTAGCCCTGCTTGTCCAACTTCATGTAGCCCCCCTTCTTGGGCACGGGCCCACcgtgaggagggggaggggggtagccCCCGTGGGACTGCGACCGAGAAAAGGACGACTCATTTCCAGACTGAAACATCCAAGTCAGGTGTCTAATCTTacccaaaaagggccggtgtgggcacaggtttttgttttagtccagcaATGAGACAACTGATTACCAAGGTCTTCATTGAAGACCTATGATTAGTTACtttgttgaatcaggtgtcataatGCTGGGCTACAACAAAAACACGTAGGGAGCATCAAGAAAATGTTTACAGAGTGTACAGTGTGGGACACGCGTGTACGGTGTGGGGCACATGGTGCTCCTGTACTCACAGGAGGGGGGTACTGAGGGCTGTACTCCCGATACTTCCTCTTCTCACTGGGGCTGTAATCCGAATCGTCTGAAAAGTCCGAGTGGTCATCGCTGGAGGAGGCGTGACGCTGTGGGAAGCAAaccacacgcaaacaaacacagagacaaacacacgcacacaagcacacacagataagcacacatacacacacacaggtttagACACGAGAGCGGGTCTCTGCtgctcaaacaaacaaaattaccCAGACTGTAACTGTGATCTCCCATCAGGGCCTGAGCAGTCAATGCAATCCTGCCCTTACAGTGTTACACATCGTTTGGGTTGTTTGTAGAGGCCCATTTCAAAACCGCCACCTGACTTCTCAGAGCCCAATAGAGCAGTGTGGATTCAACAGACCTCAGGCCCATCCCGGCCCTGTCCCAGTCCTGTCGCAGGCCTGACTCTGCTTGTGTATGACGAAGGGGAAGAGGAGGCTCACTTTGTGCTTGGATTTGCGCCTCTTCTTGGccctccttttctccttctcccgctctcgctctttcctcctcttccgTTTGCGGCGGTGGGCCTTGTCGTCGTCCGAGCCGCTGGCGTGGCGCTCCTTACTCCGCCGGGGCTTCTCCGGGGCCTCGCCCCCTCCGCCGGCGGCCTCCGCCTCGCCCCCGTCATCTTCCAGCTcgccctcctccagctcctcatcCTCATGCCTgtggacacacgcacagacgcacacacacaaacacagacacagcgtgtTATGGCACGGTGCTGTGCTAACTCTGCCTCGACAGGTGTGACGCCAGTATCCAAGATTCTCCCAGCCCGGCTAAATTAAGCCCGCCATCTGACACCACCTAAAAGACAACACAGAATttacttaaatttaaaaactgaGAGTCCGTTTAAATATCTCCCTAAGaggttacattttattttagagcAAAATACATATGCGCACACCTCACACCGGCATCTCATGGTTTTCCAATAGTAAATTTAAAACTACCATGCACATGAACCTCCCTGTGGTCAAACCATtcccaatatttattttgccagtGTTGGTCAACTGGAGGGAGTAACTGACAGTACTGCTTTTTGTTTATTCATCTTTTCCCATCATTAAATCAAGTGAGCACAGGGAGCCGTTGGCTGGCTGTGTTTGTTGGGGGGGGTTCCTATGGTTTCAGTGAAACCCAGTGAAGTCCTGCCTTAGAGCCCAAGGCCCTTTCTAATCTTCAAAACAAACCACCGAAGCAACCGAGGCCGTTAAAAATCAACGTTAACTACACGACACCTAAAGCGCAGCAACACGCCAACGCAGCGAACTGCACATATTTCTTGTTTGTTCTGAGCCCCTGTGCATACACTTAAAGGACAGGCAGTATAGACCTTCGGTGCAGTGTACACCCACTCTCTACTCTGCTCACACTGGCTCTTGTTGCCAATTACCAACAGCAGTTATCGGTTttaatttaaacttttaaaGGATGTCTGAGGCCTAGATTAACACACGTACCGGCATAAGTACCAGGCCACTGCTCCTTCTGGTGAACTAATAACACTGAAACCACTGGAGTGTTTCCTCAGCGGCAAGAGCAGTTTGTCCGTCTGGTACTGGGCGGGGGGAGCGTGCGGAGGCCAGTTGTGCATTAACCCTCATAACTCTGTGTCCTGTGACTCCTTTAACCCCAGAGCCGGTACAGAAGGGCTGGATGTCACTACTGGAGCGCAGCGCTGAAACCTGTGCTGCTCTCGCGGTGTTCGCTCTCACAACCAGCCCGGCAAGCTGCAGCCGGTTCCAGCGACAGCGAGACACCCCTGAGGGAGCGGGTCCCAGCTGAGCCAGTGTCTGGAACAGGGAGAGGGCTCCTGGAACCCTGTCTGTCACACGAGGCCAGCTTTAACGCTCCcgaaaaacattcagaaatataCTATCACTGACATGCATGCAGGACCCGTAAGAGAGGCAACATGCGTGGAGGTTGCAGGGGGAAGACTACAGCTTTCTGCCCTCACTTTCTGTCATGTCAGAGACATGGTACGCATGCGTTCAAACGTCGCACATAACTTAACTGGGCGTGTATGAATTTCACTGAATAGAGGTAGTGCTCAATTAGGGAGAGCGTGTTCCTCATGTGCCTCTTCCCTCTTTAATATAAGTGGGTACATGGGAGGGTGGGGATGGGTTAGGCTGGGGAGTGTTAGCTAAAAATATGGCTATTTAGCAGGTTTTTGATAACAACTATAGGCCTACATAGCCTTAATAATGCAGTATTATGAAAGaacatgcaaaacacaaaaaacatgtattgGGACTTTTGGGTTTCATGTAGGGCATACATATTGGGACCTTCTGTGCATACTGAAGACTGTTTcggacaggaggagagggaagtgGTAATGGGGTGAGTCAGGAATAAGGGACTTATGCCATAGAAGAGAAATTTTCAGTGTTATCAGCTTGTGTAACTTAGTACCGGGGTAACGTAGAACCCCACAATGTCCAAAATGTAtgattatgatttttgtttggggggggggggggtcttaacTGGGGAGGCCTTTTGACTGGTTGTTGATGTTGGTGTGTTACTCCGGTCATGCCCCTGTCACCACAAACACCTTGAAAAAACAGCAACACTACTCAGAATAGAAACACTCTGGAGACCTGCGACTAAGACACACCTACTgtaccattacacacacagtgctacagggaAGGGGTGAGCAACTCTGGGAAGCCCAAAAACTCAGGATTTTTAGTCAGGAGCTACGGACACTACACTCTGCAGCGCACCGGGCATCCGCAGTTTTAACCACAGTCAAACCAGTCGCCCTGCGCTACAGGGACAACAAAAGCCGGCTACCCGCGGCTAGCTAAAGAAAGGAAATTTACACAGCCAGAATCATCACACATGGGTGATGTAGAGCTGCTGTTCCCACGGTATCGACTCCACCCTAAGGACAGGCTACCTATTGGCTTGCAGAGCTGTTAAGAGACCAATTAAAGCTTTATCTTGCTTCAGGCCTATGAGAGAAAACCAGCTCAGGCCTTTACAGGTCCTAGGAGGGGTGTCTGGACAGTTCAGCTGCCCCACACGTCCCGGTCGCTCTGACTAGTCCTATAACCGTCATCTGTCCACTCACAGCTCCTCAGAGAAAGCCATCCCATTTGCCAAGTTCATAGTTTCTTCCGTCAGGAAGTTCAGACAACAAGATATATTTTAACAAAGGTTACAAGGTTATTAAAGTGTGAGCCATTAGTCTATGGTCTAAGTTTAAGGGCAACCTGGTTCTTTCTTGGGGAGACTGAGAGTGAACTGCCGAAAGTACACACTGAAAGTACACACCCACACCGCATTAGAGCAGTGGATGTTCTTTCAGCGGGGAGGGAGGCGGTGGCAGGGAAGCAGCCCCCCCACCAAAATTCAGGGCCCCCTAATCTGACTCCCTTGGGTcgccaaaaaaaacatgcactggAGTGCACACAGCCTTAAACCTGCATGACTCAGCCTCACCATGCGTGAAGCTGTCATCAGGCCACACACGCGATGAAACATCGGCAATATACGGCACAGCGCCGTGGGCTGCCGTCCGGCTGAGGGCACACTGAGGGGCGGTAGGCATTTCTGCTGAATCGGCCGATTTCTGCTCCTGATGCCGGTCAGTGTACTCTTACATCATTTCCCCTCCACCTGACCAATCGCGGGGAAAATGCTGCTGTGACTGCACAAAAATGACTCAGCTATTTTATCTGATCGCAAGACCAAAACTTTAATGGGAGTTGATTGAAATCATGCAATAAAAGAGAGTGGTATTGAAATACAATATCCACTACTAATCAAAATAGTGTGTGCCCATGCTCATAACATTAACTGCCGATGAACTaaaaaatcagcaaacaaaacacagaatgttgtttttgcgcaaaaaaaaaaaaaaaaaaaaaaaaaaaactctaggAAATCTTGTTGGTATCACTTAGACCTGTGAATTTGAGTTTTCACATACAACTTGCCTACTTGCTGAAGAGTGGCTCTGTCAAGGTTTTCAGTGGCTATCACAGGTGATTGCAGTAAGAAAGGTCAATATAAGACCGTACAGTTCCCTATTTTTGCTTCTGAAACACAGCTGGAAGAATTCAGGTCAAACAGTGGCTAAATGCCACTCCCCTACCAAACcggcccaatcctgttcctgcaTTGCAAATGCTACCGCATATACAGAAGGAACACCTTCCTCTGGTGCACATTTAAGCCATTACCGCCTGAAAAACCTCTCAGGGGTTTTGCGGGCATGGCACAGCATGACACTATCTGGTTTCTATTCCAGCTTAAGCTATTTATTACAGACAGCTGGCTTAACCAGGCCAGACGATGACCGCCGCCCTGTCAGCTGCCAAACttaaaatgagggggggggcaggcatgCTGTGAGCACAAGAAGAAAACCCTCCTAATGCCTAAGCGAGACGAAATTGACACTCAGTTCCCAGGTTATAACAGGCTGGGAGCACAGGGCACATAGGCTCCTTTAAAGCAAACACGAGTGAgcgtgaagagagagagggaaaaaaaaaagaccttgatTTTGCATCAGGTTTTTagccctccctcctttcctccctccccacagGCTACATGGCAGGCCATGCCCATGAAAACATCtctggggatgggggaggggcaacAGATCCTGCCAAGGTTAATTGAgagaagcagattttttttatatgtacaaATCCATTAATGTTCAACAACTGATCTACATGATCAGCTACTTAGTCTCTCCCAACCAGGAGCTCTCATCCGGTTAAAGACACACTGTGGGTGACTTGCAGTGTGTACACCTCCCTAATTCTGTTGCCCATGTACTCCAGTTGCCCCTTAATTCAAGtcatgttggggggggggggggggggg from Anguilla anguilla isolate fAngAng1 chromosome 12, fAngAng1.pri, whole genome shotgun sequence encodes the following:
- the zc3h4 gene encoding zinc finger CCCH domain-containing protein 4 isoform X2, producing MSVPMLFSGKYEDSLPQHEDEELEEGELEDDGGEAEAAGGGGEAPEKPRRSKERHASGSDDDKAHRRKRKRRKEREREKEKRRAKKRRKSKHKRHASSSDDHSDFSDDSDYSPSEKRKYREYSPQYPPPSHGGYPPPPPHGGPVPKKGGYMKLDKQGYGGYDDYEEETYEAEEDEDMGEEDYDDFAKELNQYRKAKEGGGGGGGGGGGGGGGGGGGGGGGGNNNRGGRGINRGARGGKGRLKNQRGRGRGMRGRGGRGGGGRGRGRGKMVGENDDGDGMMYGDEMEYMDDDYDNMGDDDYDDYSKELNQYRKSKDRGRGGKGGRGRGRGKGGRGMGRGRGRNRGRGRGGDQGHDEDNNGDMDMGDGGGGRGRNDQDKHGQDKKGKAICKYYIEGRCTWGEHCNFSHDIELPKKKELCKFYITGFCARAENCPYMHGDFPCKLFHTTGSCVNGDECMFSHEALTDDTQDLLDKMLAEDAEAGAEDEKEVEELKKQGINPLPKPPPGVGLLPTPPRPGPADTSAPQDFGPPGPPPGPMAPPGPSGPCPGPPPPCPDGGPFLGPPNPNGPPPPPMGPPPPCPGNAGKKIPSLFEIVVQPTGQLAQKLGVRGPVPGAPPGPPGPPGPPGPPGPPGGPPPRFPGPPPPGHMGPAPPGMMPPDMPPMGPPGMNQGPPPMMPGFVPGEGPPHPGMMPPGPPPPGGNYFDNFYHQQQGLEMEGEGEQGEEYQDYSGMEEGEGGTFSEQASAGGGPGAMMGAEGAASGGSSNQQPGLTVPDFLPPAQRVLFMRIQQKQQEEEERARRLAEGGAERDTEGDSANWYSSEDEDGGGSVTSILKTLRQQTQGPAKPEGGPSDPRLQKATPLQPAARPADPRLARDPRLSRAADSALSAEGSPSAASPSSSSSSSASSAPADPRLARHAASAAALPPKPDAPHKPPASGPGEEEEAERVLRDKPVPIPLDPLMGMTLRDPRSQLQQFSHIKKDIILHKPHFSKAVLWNPEDLIPLPLPKQDFLPLPPGIPPVASLDPRLTRAQQLMHTAPPQAAPAPPADPPASSLPDFELLSRILKTVNASGPGSAPTPAPPSALPGAAPAVPVEKPVDPRMARKVAADPRLQPQKSALKQPSEPPAPQASASPAPAPPPSPTPTIAPYDPRLLSSGGAGRGVGGAGGGQSSVLSGISLYDPRTQSAGKAEGPAPSASTPAAEPAKPKAKEPLFVRKSALDQPEAEKGAAGGEPATDRYNSYNRPRPKPAPSPSGGVGAGGAAAAAAASSSSSSGGPGGAGPSEQPPAPAVHNLPVSTLFSMVKQASKPSGPGSPAQPDSAEQDAASLKDVFKGFDPTASPFCQ